One window of Cardiocondyla obscurior isolate alpha-2009 linkage group LG20, Cobs3.1, whole genome shotgun sequence genomic DNA carries:
- the Mrpl1 gene encoding large ribosomal subunit protein uL1 — protein sequence MAAAVNGWLLNNFAATYKHVTYLNFCPINFLQARNYAARKGTREKARKKKVKVVVEKVGFIPHDQRALARDKNKKKLEEKDIIFDDSKKPDPEDNVWICERHKLKIYSFEEAIQSHRETHHPTIYNMPNAPISAFIELDMQGVKKTKFVDTFSRVVCLPHTFNHGQNRKILAFCKTTEMEDIAKEAGADFTGGKPLIKQVQNGAFSVKDYDVIVSEPSILPDLLLVRGLMKKNFPSIKLGTLNSDIKMVVNKFRNGIKYTAKPHDLLKSYGTTDVIFGTLDMDTKQLEENFAAIVLDINNAKPKRPGPFITRTRIICPPSPEQLKVDFEQYLPKVIEAEEEVDEKQDAVIASH from the exons ATGGCGGCCGCGGTTAATG GGTggctgttaaataattttgctgcAACTTATAAGCATGTGACGTACCTCAATTTTTGCCCCATCAACTTTTTACAAGCCCGAAACTATGCTGCTAGGAAAGGTACAAGAGAAAAGGCACggaagaaaaaagtaaaagtagtTGTTGAAAAAGTAGGATTTATTCCGCACGATCAAAGAGCGTTGGCAAGGGA taagaataaaaaaaaacttgaagaaaaagatattatattCGATGATAGCAAGAAGCCAGATCCAGAAGATAATGTATGGATTTGCGAAcgtcataaattaaaaatttattcatttgaaGAAGCAATACAGAGTCATCGCGAAACACACCATCCTACTATATATAATATGCCAAATGCACCTATTAGTGCTTTTATTGAATTGGATATGCAg GGTGTGAAAAAGACGAAATTTGTTGATACTTTTTCACGAGTAGTATGCCTACCTCATACATTCAATCATGGtcaaaacagaaaaatattagcaTTCTGTAAGACTACTGAAATGGAGGATATTGCAAAAGAAGCTGGAGCTGACTTTACTGGTGGTAAACCATTAATAAAGCAGGTTCAG aatggAGCTTTTTCAGTGAAAGATTATGATGTTATTGTATCAGAACCTAGTATTTTACCTGATTTGTTGTTAGTTAGAGGACTTATGAAGAAGAACTTCCCTAGTATTAAATTAG GTACTTTAAATTCCGATATAAAAATggtcgtaaataaatttcgaaatgGTATAAAATATACAGCAAAGCCACATGATTTGTTAAAATCATATGGGACCACTGATGTTATATTTGGAACA CTTGACATGGATACGAAACAATTGGAGGAAAATTTTGCTGCCATTgttttagatattaataatgcaaaaccAAAACGACCAGGACCTTTTATTACaag AACTCGTATTATATGTCCACCATCACCAGAACAACTTAAAGTTGACTTCGAACAATATCTCCCTAAAGTCATTGAAGCAGAGGAAGAAGTAGATGAAAAGCAAGATGCGGTTATTGCATCTCATTAA
- the Rps8 gene encoding small ribosomal subunit protein eS8 — MGISRDHWHKRRATGGKRKPIRKKRKFELGRPAANTKLGPQRIHTVRTRGGNKKYRALRLDTGNFSWGSECSTRKTRIIDVVYNASNNELVRTKTLVKNAIVTIDATPFRQWYEGHYVLPLGRKRGAKLTEAEEEVLNKKRSKKAESKYKSRQRFAKVELALEEQFATGRVLACIASRPGQCGRADGYILEGKELEFYMRKIKSKKAK; from the exons ATGG GTATCTCCCGAGATCATTGGCATAAACGGAGAGCCACTGGTGGAAAGAGAAAACCTATCCGCAAGAAGAGGAAGTTCGAGTTAGGACGTCCAGCTGCAAACACCAAGCTTGGACCACAAAGAATTCACACT gtCCGTACGCGTGGAGGTAACAAGAAGTACAGAGCACTTAGACTGGATACAGGAAATTTTTCTTGGGGCTCTGAATGCAGCACTAGGAAAACTCGTATTATTGATGTCGTTTACAACGCGTCAAACAATGAATTGGTACGTACTAAAACTTTGGTAAAAAATGCCATTGTTACCATTGATGCTACACCATTCAGGCAGTGGTATGAGGGCCATTATGTGCTGCCATTAGGTCGCAAAAGAGGTGCTAAATTG aCAGAAGCTGAAGAAGAAGTGCTGAATAAAAAACGTTCTAAAAAAGCGGAATCCAAATACAAGTCTAGACAGAGATTTGCCAAGGTTGAGCTAGCCTTGGAGGAACAATTTGCAACGGGACGAGttcttg cttGTATAGCAAGCAGGCCTGGTCAGTGCGGTAGAGCTGATGGTTATATTCTCGAGGGAAAGGAACTCGAGTTTTATATGAGGAAGATCAAGAGCAAAAAAgctaaataa
- the Cand1 gene encoding cullin-associated NEDD8-dissociated protein 1, protein MASVSYQIANLLEKMTSSDKDFRFMATNDLMSELQKDSIKLDDDSERKVVKMLLKLLEDKNGEVQNLAVKCLGPLVNKVKDYQVETIVDALCTNMVSDKEQLRDISSIGLKTVISELPVGCNALVANVCRRVTNKLSSAIEKQEDVSVQLEALDIVADLLSRFGALLITFHPTILAALLPQLSSPRQAVRKRTIVALSHLLTSSNNYLYNKLLDHLLEGLQTQTTKNVIRTYIQCIASICRQAGHRFGEQIERVMPLIVQYSNEDDDELREYCLQAFESFVYRCPKEITPHINKIIEICLIYITYDPNYNYDDDVNDFSDGEGTPMEVEEDGEEDAEDEYSDDDDMSWKVRRAAAKCLEAVVSSRRELLSDLYKGVSPALIARFKEREENVKSDIFHAYIALLRQTRPATGVALDPDTMEDDDGPISLLQQQVPLIVKAIHRQMKEKSIKTRQDCFSLLKELVLVLPGALTNHIPALIPGIQYSLGDKNSSSNMKIDTLAFVHTLLVTHQPEAFHVHMPVLAPPIILAVGDSFYKIAAEALLVLQQLVQVIRPHDKPFYRGFTSLSNEIYHCTLMRLKTADIDQEVKERAIACMGQILAHFGDTLSDKLHVCLPIFLDRLRNEITRLTTVKALTCIASSPLRVDLKPIMEEAIPILGSFLRKNQRALKLSSLPLLDTLVCNYSSALHPDLLDKVTTELPALLNESDLHIAQLTLNLLTTIAKLHPTALTRVSEHILPEILILVKSPLLQGVALNSMLEFFQALVQANLPDLGYRDLLAMLIVPVTSSMLHKQAYHSLAKCAAALTITWHDEAQCIVQQLLKDVQNPSDIQNVAQHIFALLVIGEIGRHVDLSGINSLKHTILNSFSSHSEEVKSAASYTLGNIAIGNLPEYLPFILKEIEAQPKRQYLLLHSLKEIITSQSASPSGVSHLQNFVPSIWMLLYRHCECTEEGTRNVVAECLGKLTLIDPATLLPRLQESLKSPSALMRTTTVTAVKFTISDQPQPIDAMLKQCMGNFLVALEDPDLNVRRVALVAFNSAAHNKPMLIRDLLDAVLPHLYAETKIKKELIREVEMGPFKHTVDDGLDLRKAAFECMYTLLDSCLDRLDVFEFLNHVENGLRDHYDIKMLTYLMTARLAQLCPTAVLQRLERLVEPLKSTCTMKVKANSVKQEYEKQDELKRSALRAVAALLTIPDADKNPSLSEFVGQIKVTPELLPLFEVIQKDCSGNNVNEANAMDQS, encoded by the exons ATGGCTAGTGTCTCCTATCAAATAGCGAATCTGCTAGAGAAG atgaCGTCCAGTGACAAGGACTTCAGATTCATGGCAACCAATGATTTAATGAGCGAATTGCAAAAGGACAGCATAAAATTGGATGATGATTCTGAGCGCAAAGTTGTAAAAATGCTTCTTAAGTTATTAGAGGATAAGAATGGAGAAGTGCAGAATCTTGCAGTCAAGTG cTTGGGCCCATTAGTCAATAAAGTAAAAGACTACCAAGTTGAAACAATTGTGGATGCTCTGTGTACCAATATGGTATCAGACAAAGAGCAATTGCGCGACATCTCTAGCATTGGCTTAAAGACTGTTATTTCCGAGCTTCCCGTCGGTTGTAATGCATTAGTTGCGAATGTCTGTAGGcgcgttacaaataaattaagcaGTGCTATTGAAAAG CAGGAAGATGTATCCGTACAATTAGAAGCTCTCGATATTGTAGCCGATTTATTATCTCGATTTGGTGCTTTGTTAATTACATTTCATCCTACAATTCTGGCTGCATTATTGCCGCAGCTTTCTTCACCGCGACAAGCGGTCCGTAAACGTACTATAGTAGCGCTGAGTCATTTATTAACATCCAgcaacaattatttatacaataaattgtTGGATCATCTTCTTGAGGGTCTTCAAACTCAAACGACAAAGAACGTCATACGTACCTACATCCAGTGCATTGCCTCTATCTG tCGGCAAGCGGGACACAGATTCGGTGAACAAATAGAACGCGTTATGCCGCTGATTGTTCAATACAGTAACGAAGACGACGATGAATTAAGAGAATACTGTTTACAGGCGTTTGAATCTTTCGTTTATAGATGCCCAAAAGAAATTACGCCACATATAAACAAG ATTATAGAAATCTgcttaatatatattacatacgATCCAAACTATAATTACGACGATGATGTCAACGATTTCTCTGACGGAGAAGGTACTCCAATGGAAGTTGAAGAAGATGGAGAGGAAGATGCGGAAGATGAATATTCCGACGACGATGATATGAGTTGGAAAGTTCGTAGAGCAGCTGCAAAATGTCTAGAAGCAGTTGTATCTAGTAGAAGGGAATTATTATCAGATCTTTATAAAGGAGTTTCTCCCGCATTAATTGCCAGATTTAAAG agagagaagaaaatgtCAAGTCAGATATATTTCATGCATATATCGCTTTGTTGAGACAAACGAGGCCCGCTACTGGCGTAGCACTCGATCCTGACACGATGGAAGACGACGATGGACCTATTTCTTTGTTACAACAACAAGTACCATTAATAGTGAAAGCGATTCACCGtcaaatgaaagaaaagagcATTAAAACAAGACAAGATTGCTTCTCTTTACTAAAGGAATTGGTGCTCGTTCTACCAGGAGCTTTAACTAATCATATTCCAGCACTGATCCCGGGAATACAATATTCTTTGGGAGATAAAAATTCTTCTTCGAATATGAAAATCGACACATTAGCCTTCGTACACACGCTATTGGTGACGCATCAACCCGAAGCGTTCCATGTTCATATGCCTGTTTTGGCACCTCCAATTATACTAGCTGTAGGAGATTCATTCTATAAAATCGCCGCCGAAGCGTTACTTGTATTACAACAGCTTGTACAAGTTATTAGACCTCACG aTAAACCATTCTATCGTGGTTTTACTTCATTGTCCAATGAAATATATCATTGCACGCTAATGAGGCTCAAAACGGCCGATATCGATCaagaagtaaaagaaagagCTATCGCCTGCATGGGACAGATTCTTGCACATTTCGGAGATACTTTATCAGACAAGTTACACGTATGCCTACCTATTTTCCTAGATAGATTGCGCAATGAGATAACAAGGCTTACTACTGTTAAGGCTCTAACTTGCATAGCCTCATCTCCTCTGAGAGTCGATCTGAAACCGATCATG GAAGAAGCAATACCTATTCTTGGATCTTTCTTAAGAAAAAATCAACGAGCTTTAAAACtttcttctctccctcttctGGATACATTAGTATGCAATTATAGTTCAGCTCTGCATCCAGATTTACTTGATAAG gttACTACAGAGTTACCTGCGTTATTAAACGAGTCAGATCTACATATTGCACAATTAACTTTGAATCTTCTTACTACCATAGCAAAGTTACATCCAACTGCCCTAACCAGGGTTTCGGAACATATCTTACCAGAAATACTCATTTTGGTAAAATCGCCACTTCTTCAag GTGTCGCATTAAATTCAATGCTTGAGTTTTTCCAAGCTTTAGTTCAAGCAAATCTGCCAGATTTGGGATACAGAGATCTTCTCGCAATGCTAATAGTTCCAGTTACCTCATCTATGCTTCATAAACAAGCTTATCACTCATTAGCTAAATGTGCAGCTGCACTGACAATCACATGGCATGATGAAGCGCAATGCATTGTGCAACAATTGCTAAAAGACGTTCAGAACCCATCAGATATTCAAAACGTTGCGCAACACATATTTGCTTTGCTGGTAATTGGGGAAATAGGAAGACACGT agaTTTAAGTGGAATTAATTCATTGAAACACACGATTTTGAATTCATTCTCGTCGCACTCGGAAGAAGTTAAGTCAGCAGCCAGTTACACATTGGGAAATATTGCAATTGGGAATCTTCCCGAGTACCTACCTTTCATACTTAAGGAGATTGAGGCGCAGCCTAAACGTCAATACCTGCTTTTGCATTCGTTGAAGGAG ATAATTACAAGTCAATCAGCCAGTCCATCTGGCGTATCACACTTGCAAAATTTCGTGCCTTCGATCTGGATGCTTTTGTACAGGCATTGCGAATGTACGGAAGAAGGTACTCGTAACGTCGTAGCTGAATGTCTCGGTAAACTAACATTGATCGATCCCGCTACGCTATTACCAAGACTGCAAGAATCACTTAAATCACCATCAGCCCTTATGAGAACAACGACGGTCACCGCAGTTAAATTTACTATTTCTGATCAG ccACAGCCAATCGATGCCATGTTGAAGCAATGTATGGGTAATTTCTTAGTCGCTTTAGAAGATCCTGATCTTAACGTGCGTAGGGTAGCATTAGTCGCATTTAATTCTGCTGCCCACAATAAACCTATGTTGATACGAGATCTCTTAGACGCAGTGCTGCCGCATCTTTATGCAGAAACTAAAATAAAg aaagaattaattagaGAAGTCGAGATGGGTCCTTTTAAACATACGGTTGATGACGGATTAGATCTTCGTAAGGCAGCATTTGAATGCATGTATACTTTGCTAGATTCATGTCTTGATAGGTTAGATGTCTTTGAGTTTCTAAACCACGTAGAGAATGGTCTTAGGGATCACTACGATATCAAGATGCTGACTTATCTTATGACTGCGCGACTTGCACAGTTGTGTCCGACTGCAGTCTTGCAAA GGTTGGAACGGTTAGTTGAGCCATTGAAAAGTACTTGCACGATGAAAGTAAAAGCAAACTCAGTGAAACAGGAATATGAGAAACAAGATGAATTGAAACGTTCTGCATTGAGAGCTGTTGCAGCGTTATTAACTATTCCCGATGCGG ATAAAAATCCATCACTGAGCGAATTTGTTGGACAAATTAAGGTCACGCCAGAATTATTGCCGCTCTTCGAGGTAATACAAAAGGACTGTAGTGGCAATAACGTGAACGAAGCAAACGCAATGGATCAGAGCTAA